The following are encoded in a window of Phytoactinopolyspora mesophila genomic DNA:
- a CDS encoding sulfatase family protein yields MSMDGAHRPANVIWVITDQMRAQATGYAGDPNVFTPNLDRLAAEGANFTRAVSGAPLCCPFRGAMVTGRYPHNNGVTGHGDPLPDGSLTVAHAFRDAGYRTCYIGKWHLDGNSPERGSVMPGDDIRHRMIPPERRGGFEDWWAYENGNQPFDCIIHTDKGGTPQGVPVLDSADGMEHFRVPGFEADGLTDILLGWLGTQVADRPEQPFFAVLSMQPPHNPYTAPAEAMARHTPGDVRLRPNVPDIRDVTERARRDLAGYYAGIEQIDDNVGRIRASLDELGLTENTYLVFFSDHGDMHGSHGQWRKTGPWEESIRIPFLIGGPSREHQNSNRPDVPVNHVDIAPTSLGLCGLPVPAQMEGTDYSAVVTTPGIRPPVWDGPPDSAYLGIPVAPRHPQSVGQAWRGIVTRDNWKYACFEGQPWLLFNLDDDPYEFVNLAHDPAYYAIRAGLHERLRQWADQTGDTFDLPALER; encoded by the coding sequence ATGTCGATGGATGGTGCGCACCGCCCGGCCAATGTGATCTGGGTGATCACCGATCAGATGCGGGCGCAGGCCACCGGCTATGCGGGGGATCCGAACGTGTTCACCCCCAACCTCGACCGGCTTGCCGCCGAGGGGGCCAACTTCACCCGTGCGGTCTCCGGCGCGCCGCTGTGCTGCCCGTTCCGCGGGGCGATGGTGACCGGACGCTACCCGCACAACAACGGCGTGACTGGGCATGGGGATCCGCTGCCGGACGGCTCCCTGACCGTGGCCCATGCGTTCCGTGACGCGGGTTACCGGACGTGTTACATCGGCAAGTGGCATCTCGACGGCAATAGCCCCGAGCGAGGCTCGGTGATGCCGGGAGACGACATCCGGCACCGGATGATCCCGCCGGAGCGTCGCGGCGGCTTCGAGGACTGGTGGGCTTACGAGAACGGTAATCAGCCGTTCGACTGCATAATCCACACCGACAAGGGCGGAACCCCACAGGGGGTGCCCGTGCTCGATTCGGCCGACGGGATGGAGCACTTCCGAGTTCCCGGCTTCGAGGCGGACGGACTGACCGACATCCTGCTCGGCTGGCTCGGAACGCAGGTGGCCGACCGTCCCGAGCAGCCCTTCTTCGCTGTTCTCTCGATGCAGCCGCCGCACAACCCGTACACCGCTCCGGCCGAGGCGATGGCCCGGCACACGCCGGGCGACGTACGGCTGCGGCCGAACGTGCCGGATATCAGGGACGTGACCGAGCGAGCCCGCCGCGACCTGGCCGGCTACTACGCGGGAATCGAGCAGATCGACGACAACGTGGGGCGCATCCGGGCGTCGCTCGACGAACTCGGCTTGACTGAGAACACCTATCTGGTGTTCTTCAGTGACCATGGCGACATGCACGGCTCGCACGGCCAGTGGCGCAAGACCGGGCCCTGGGAGGAATCGATCCGCATCCCCTTCCTGATCGGCGGGCCGAGCCGGGAACATCAGAACTCGAACCGGCCGGATGTGCCGGTCAACCACGTAGACATCGCACCGACGTCGCTGGGCTTGTGCGGCCTTCCGGTGCCGGCGCAGATGGAAGGCACCGACTACAGCGCGGTGGTGACCACGCCCGGTATCCGGCCCCCAGTGTGGGACGGGCCTCCCGATAGCGCCTACCTGGGCATCCCGGTGGCGCCGCGGCACCCGCAGAGTGTCGGCCAGGCATGGCGCGGAATCGTCACCCGCGACAACTGGAAGTACGCCTGTTTCGAGGGACAACCCTGGCTGCTGTTCAACCTCGATGACGACCCGTACGAGTTCGTCAACCTGGCGCACGATCCCGCGTACTACGCGATCCGCGCTGGGTTGCATGAACGCTTGCGGCAATGGGCCGACCAGACCGGGGACACCTTCGACCTGCCTGCTCTAGAACGCTGA
- a CDS encoding alpha/beta fold hydrolase yields MRLHTRTWGDRDRTALLVHGIMSDSRTWHRVAPKIAEQGYRVIGVDLRGHGQSGRGRYTPQDWADDLVESLPEGIDVAIGHSLGAVALALAVDRLRPARVVYGDPAFLVDGRNGDPRQFRQFKHATREDIVARSPRWSSEDVDTELATLRDWDPDTVEGAALIAGADVVPLDPVVPSLVLLATESHFFSEATAGKLRQRGLQVRIVPGVGHTIHRDDLDAFVGALEGWI; encoded by the coding sequence ATGCGACTGCACACGCGCACCTGGGGCGACAGGGACCGAACCGCCCTGCTGGTTCACGGCATCATGTCCGACTCGCGCACCTGGCATCGGGTCGCGCCGAAGATCGCCGAACAGGGCTATCGGGTCATCGGTGTGGATCTGCGTGGGCACGGCCAGAGCGGCCGTGGCCGCTATACGCCGCAGGACTGGGCCGATGACCTCGTGGAATCGTTGCCCGAAGGCATCGACGTCGCGATCGGCCACTCGCTCGGCGCGGTGGCGCTCGCACTGGCCGTCGATCGGCTGCGTCCGGCTCGTGTTGTCTACGGCGATCCGGCCTTTCTGGTCGACGGCCGAAACGGCGACCCGCGCCAGTTCAGGCAGTTCAAACATGCGACGCGAGAGGACATCGTCGCACGCAGCCCACGATGGAGCTCGGAGGACGTCGACACCGAACTGGCGACACTGCGCGACTGGGACCCGGACACGGTCGAGGGCGCGGCTTTGATCGCCGGCGCGGACGTCGTGCCCCTGGATCCCGTCGTGCCGTCGCTGGTGCTGCTCGCGACGGAGAGCCACTTCTTCTCCGAAGCGACCGCCGGCAAGTTGCGGCAACGGGGTTTGCAGGTGCGGATCGTGCCCGGCGTTGGCCACACGATCCACCGCGATGATCTCGACGCCTTCGTCGGTGCGCTGGAGGGATGGATCTGA
- a CDS encoding ABC transporter permease, translating into MTMATNTTTVNGPTDGTGSPDALGRSPSRRSGAGAFRRYAAALKRPRGAAGAGLLALLILAVVLAPVLFPAGYDDQSSGALAGPSARHWLGTDELGRDILARTVFGLRTDISLLLTAVPLSAALGTVMGLAGVIARWLGTGMQRLLDIILGFPGLILGMTIVLMIGTGWLSLFLAILVVGLPSFGRQARAGLLVEQEREYVLAARVLGVRKRTVMLRHVLPNILDPIVVSASVFMVVAIFIEAGLSIVGLGIAPPVPSLGAMLNTGARYVEVHPAYIIGPGLVLLLLALAFTLLSDALNKAVLKR; encoded by the coding sequence ATGACCATGGCGACGAACACCACAACCGTGAACGGACCAACGGACGGCACGGGTAGTCCCGACGCGCTCGGGCGGTCGCCCTCCAGGCGATCAGGTGCCGGCGCGTTCCGCCGGTATGCCGCGGCTCTGAAGCGCCCACGCGGTGCGGCCGGAGCCGGCCTGCTCGCCCTACTCATCCTGGCGGTCGTCCTGGCGCCGGTGCTCTTTCCGGCTGGTTACGACGATCAGAGCAGTGGCGCGCTCGCCGGGCCCTCAGCACGTCACTGGCTCGGGACCGACGAGCTGGGGCGGGACATCCTGGCGCGGACCGTGTTCGGTCTGCGTACGGACATCAGCCTGCTGCTCACGGCGGTGCCGCTGAGTGCGGCCCTTGGCACCGTGATGGGCCTGGCCGGAGTGATCGCACGCTGGCTGGGCACCGGCATGCAACGCCTGCTCGACATCATCCTCGGATTCCCCGGGCTGATCCTGGGAATGACGATCGTGCTGATGATCGGCACCGGCTGGCTGTCGTTGTTCCTGGCCATCCTGGTGGTCGGCCTGCCGAGCTTCGGCCGGCAGGCACGAGCCGGGCTGCTGGTGGAGCAGGAACGGGAGTATGTTCTGGCCGCCAGGGTGCTGGGTGTGCGCAAACGCACCGTCATGTTGCGCCATGTGTTGCCGAACATCCTCGATCCGATCGTGGTGAGCGCCTCGGTGTTCATGGTGGTCGCGATCTTCATCGAGGCCGGGCTGAGCATCGTCGGGCTGGGAATCGCGCCACCGGTGCCGTCGCTGGGCGCGATGCTCAACACCGGCGCCCGTTACGTGGAGGTGCACCCGGCGTACATCATCGGGCCCGGTCTGGTGCTGCTCCTGCTCGCACTTGCCTTCACCCTGCTCTCCGACGCGTTGAACAAGGCGGTGCTGAAACGATGA
- a CDS encoding sulfatase-like hydrolase/transferase, which yields MSPPGKQPNVVLVLADDLGYSDLGCYGSEIATPNLDALADGGVRMRHFTTTARCSPSRASLLTGLHPHQAGIGVLTDDDGPGGYPGNLNDRCVTIAEALGAAGYATYMSGKWHVSHEKDEPSAAWPTRRGFERFFGTLDGGGNYFAPAGLHRGEEDISHEARDDPHFYYTDAISDNAAAFIREHAAGQGERPFFCYVAYTAPHFPLHARDSDIAAYAGRYAEGWDVVRQRRFSRMRELGVVGEKTELSPRDPQVSAWEDAEDKDWEQRRMEVYAAMVEVMDRGIGRIVDELRDTGQLDNTAFVFLSDNGGSAEDLPASLGTDYANRGPKIIPAATTDGRAVRVGQDPRYPPGGEDTFMFAGRAWANVSNAPFRLHKRWIHEGGIASPFIVHWPDGLAERAGTVVDAPHYLPDIMPTLLEVADAAYPDTYSGREVLPLEGISMLGSWRGKPGYEQRCQFYEHIGNAAVRRGPWKLAREYPGDWELYDVDVDPTELHDLAGERPGLVRELAYEWAAWAARCGVVPRERILELARWGLTTES from the coding sequence GTGAGTCCGCCCGGGAAGCAGCCGAACGTCGTTCTCGTCCTCGCCGACGATCTCGGCTATTCCGACCTGGGCTGCTACGGCAGCGAGATCGCGACGCCGAACCTCGACGCGCTGGCCGACGGCGGGGTGCGGATGCGGCATTTCACGACGACGGCCCGGTGCAGCCCGTCGCGGGCGTCGTTGCTCACCGGCTTGCACCCGCACCAGGCCGGCATCGGCGTACTGACGGATGACGACGGGCCGGGCGGATACCCGGGGAACTTGAACGACCGGTGCGTGACGATCGCCGAAGCGCTCGGCGCGGCCGGTTACGCGACGTACATGAGCGGCAAGTGGCACGTCTCGCACGAGAAGGACGAGCCGTCGGCGGCCTGGCCGACCAGACGCGGGTTCGAGCGCTTCTTCGGCACGCTGGACGGCGGCGGCAACTACTTCGCCCCGGCCGGGCTGCACCGAGGCGAGGAAGACATCTCGCACGAGGCGCGGGACGACCCGCACTTCTACTACACGGACGCCATCAGCGACAACGCGGCGGCGTTCATCCGGGAGCATGCCGCCGGGCAGGGCGAGCGGCCGTTCTTCTGCTACGTGGCCTACACCGCGCCGCACTTCCCGCTGCACGCCAGGGACTCCGACATCGCCGCCTATGCGGGACGGTATGCCGAGGGCTGGGATGTGGTCCGCCAGCGCCGCTTTTCCAGGATGCGCGAGCTGGGCGTCGTCGGTGAGAAGACGGAGCTGAGCCCGCGGGATCCACAGGTTTCGGCCTGGGAGGACGCCGAGGACAAAGACTGGGAGCAGCGGCGCATGGAGGTGTATGCGGCCATGGTGGAGGTCATGGATCGCGGGATCGGGCGGATCGTGGACGAGTTGCGTGACACCGGGCAGCTCGATAACACGGCATTCGTCTTCCTCTCCGACAACGGCGGCTCCGCGGAGGACCTACCTGCCAGTCTCGGCACCGACTACGCGAACCGGGGACCGAAGATCATCCCGGCTGCGACCACCGACGGCCGGGCGGTCCGGGTAGGGCAGGATCCGCGTTACCCGCCTGGGGGTGAGGACACGTTCATGTTCGCCGGGCGGGCGTGGGCCAACGTGTCCAACGCGCCGTTCCGGCTGCACAAGCGCTGGATCCATGAGGGCGGAATCGCCTCGCCGTTCATCGTCCATTGGCCGGACGGGCTGGCAGAGCGGGCCGGTACCGTCGTCGACGCGCCGCACTACCTGCCGGACATCATGCCGACGCTGCTGGAAGTCGCGGACGCGGCCTACCCAGACACGTATTCCGGGCGGGAGGTCTTGCCGCTCGAAGGGATCAGCATGCTCGGGTCATGGCGGGGTAAGCCGGGCTACGAGCAACGCTGCCAGTTCTACGAGCACATCGGCAACGCCGCGGTCCGGCGCGGGCCGTGGAAGCTCGCCCGGGAGTATCCGGGCGACTGGGAGCTCTACGACGTGGACGTTGACCCGACGGAGCTGCACGATCTCGCAGGGGAGCGACCCGGCCTGGTGCGAGAGCTTGCTTACGAGTGGGCGGCGTGGGCAGCGCGCTGCGGCGTCGTGCCCCGCGAACGGATTCTGGAACTGGCCCGATGGGGCCTCACCACAGAGAGTTGA
- a CDS encoding ABC transporter ATP-binding protein yields MNTPLLRVRGLRTEFATDTGTVRAVNDVDLTLHGGKVLGVVGESGSGKSVTARSIMRMVHPPGRIVAGEVLFNGRDLRGLTQDQMREVRGREIAMVFQDPQSALNPVMTVGDQIAEALIVHGTGKRAAHVHALELLEQVGIPDAKRRIGEYPHQFSGGMRQRVVIAIALASSPKLLIADEPTTALDVTIQAQILRLLARLKDELGVAVLMITHDMGVVAETCDDVVVMYGGRVVERGSAEELFTRQEHPYTADLLKAMPRIDDGDDGTRTQGLPAIPGAPPDPAELPSGCAFHPRCRLAEEHCRTEVPQLLARDSEGDAPGIRAAACWVTQRGDAIPPLESPPAVGSPGDGKPSPPADSLVPRSPMPDRTMEGFPSPGSASRSGDPSGSVPRSGDAGSGSLAPLLVIEDLRVNVASDRRSLFGRPDPVYAVDGVSLAVAGGETLGLVGESGCGKSTLARTVVGINQPSSGAIRIGPERVDASTPNGANTLRSTVQYVFQDPYASLNPRRTVRQSLDEALEMRGVPRAERAAEAGELIRRVGLNDRHLDRYPHAFSGGQRQRIGIARALAVQPQVLICDEPVSALDVSIQAQIINLLETLRDELGLGYLFIAHDLSVVRHLSDRVAVMYLGKIVESGPVEAVYAAPQHPYTVALMSSSPIPSIATRERERLVLTGDLPSPKNPPSGCRFRTRCPIGPITNPERQICVEKAPVLAETPSGQLAACHFAGEMSMSALATAGSHEKE; encoded by the coding sequence ATGAACACGCCGTTGCTGCGGGTGCGCGGGCTGCGCACCGAGTTCGCGACCGATACCGGAACCGTCCGCGCGGTCAACGACGTGGACCTGACGCTGCACGGCGGCAAGGTGCTCGGTGTGGTCGGGGAATCAGGGTCGGGAAAGTCGGTGACGGCCCGGTCGATCATGCGGATGGTGCATCCGCCCGGCCGCATCGTCGCCGGGGAGGTCCTGTTCAACGGTCGCGATCTGCGTGGGCTGACCCAGGATCAGATGCGCGAGGTCCGCGGCCGTGAGATCGCGATGGTCTTCCAGGACCCGCAGTCGGCGCTCAACCCGGTGATGACCGTGGGGGACCAGATCGCCGAAGCGCTGATCGTGCACGGCACGGGCAAACGCGCCGCACATGTTCACGCGCTGGAGCTCCTCGAGCAGGTCGGCATCCCGGATGCGAAGCGGCGGATCGGCGAGTACCCACACCAATTCTCCGGCGGGATGCGCCAGCGTGTGGTGATCGCGATCGCGCTGGCCAGCTCCCCGAAACTGCTGATCGCCGACGAGCCGACCACCGCGCTGGACGTGACCATCCAGGCGCAGATCCTGCGCCTGCTCGCTCGCCTGAAAGACGAACTCGGCGTCGCGGTGCTGATGATCACTCATGACATGGGCGTCGTGGCCGAGACTTGCGACGACGTCGTTGTGATGTACGGCGGGCGGGTGGTCGAGCGTGGTTCTGCCGAGGAGCTGTTCACACGCCAGGAGCATCCGTACACGGCCGACCTGCTCAAGGCGATGCCACGGATCGACGACGGGGACGACGGCACACGCACCCAAGGGCTGCCCGCCATCCCTGGCGCGCCACCCGATCCAGCCGAGTTGCCCAGCGGATGTGCGTTCCACCCGCGTTGCCGGCTGGCCGAGGAGCACTGCCGGACCGAGGTGCCGCAGCTACTCGCTCGCGACAGTGAGGGCGATGCTCCCGGTATCCGTGCCGCCGCCTGCTGGGTCACCCAGCGCGGCGACGCGATCCCGCCGCTGGAGTCGCCTCCCGCTGTTGGGTCGCCCGGCGACGGGAAGCCCTCCCCGCCCGCGGACTCGCTCGTTCCTCGCTCGCCGATGCCCGACCGAACCATGGAGGGCTTCCCGTCGCCGGGCTCGGCTTCGCGGTCCGGCGACCCGTCGGGTTCGGTTCCGCGATCTGGTGATGCCGGTTCGGGTTCCCTGGCGCCTCTGCTGGTGATCGAGGACCTGCGGGTGAACGTGGCCTCGGACCGGCGCAGCCTCTTCGGCCGGCCGGATCCGGTCTACGCCGTGGACGGAGTCAGTCTCGCGGTGGCCGGCGGTGAGACGCTGGGCCTGGTCGGCGAGTCCGGGTGCGGGAAATCGACGCTGGCCCGCACTGTGGTGGGGATCAACCAGCCGTCGTCGGGGGCAATCCGGATAGGTCCTGAACGGGTGGACGCCTCGACACCCAATGGTGCGAACACGCTCCGGTCGACTGTGCAGTACGTGTTCCAGGATCCCTACGCCTCGCTCAATCCACGCCGCACGGTCCGGCAGTCACTGGACGAGGCACTAGAGATGCGCGGGGTGCCCCGGGCTGAACGGGCCGCCGAGGCAGGCGAGCTCATCCGGCGAGTCGGGCTCAATGACAGGCACCTCGACCGCTACCCACACGCCTTCTCCGGTGGGCAACGCCAGCGCATCGGCATCGCCCGGGCGCTCGCGGTTCAGCCACAGGTGCTGATCTGCGACGAGCCCGTCTCCGCGCTGGACGTCTCCATCCAGGCCCAGATCATCAACTTGCTGGAGACGCTCCGCGACGAGCTCGGCCTCGGGTACCTGTTCATCGCCCACGACCTCTCCGTCGTCCGGCACCTGTCCGACCGGGTCGCGGTCATGTATCTGGGCAAGATCGTCGAGTCCGGACCGGTCGAGGCCGTGTACGCCGCGCCACAGCATCCGTACACGGTCGCGCTGATGTCGTCGTCGCCGATTCCGTCCATAGCGACGCGTGAGCGGGAACGTCTCGTCTTGACCGGGGATCTCCCCAGCCCCAAGAACCCGCCGTCCGGCTGCCGGTTCCGGACGCGATGTCCCATTGGGCCGATCACGAACCCGGAGCGGCAGATCTGCGTGGAGAAGGCGCCGGTGCTGGCCGAGACGCCGAGCGGGCAGCTCGCCGCCTGCCACTTCGCCGGCGAAATGTCGATGTCCGCGCTGGCGACGGCCGGCAGCCACGAGAAGGAGTAG
- a CDS encoding ABC transporter permease — protein MIRFLLRRAPSVLLVLGATSVIAFLLPRLAPGDAAAVAAGPDASAEQIEVLRAQMGLDRPLLEQYFSWIGGLLTGDLGQSLQFKRPVAELIGDRIGSTLELTIAAMLILTVVGIGVGVFGGSARSRLSQLTADATNTLLLATPPFLAGLLLIIVLGVAFPVLPISGEVAVLDDPVIGLQYLLLPAVALAVPMSAGVARLVQSSMHNVWQQDFVDLAVAKGVPRRRISVRHVVRNSLGPAVVALGMRFGDMLAGAVVIEMIFARNGIGQLAVTGVQNADYNLVQVIIVGAVLIAVLMQLMTEMVLAGLDPRVRLGA, from the coding sequence ATGATCCGTTTTCTGCTGAGACGTGCGCCGTCGGTCCTGCTGGTACTGGGGGCCACGAGCGTGATCGCGTTCCTGTTGCCGCGGCTGGCACCTGGTGACGCGGCGGCTGTGGCCGCCGGTCCCGACGCGTCGGCGGAGCAGATCGAGGTGCTGCGAGCGCAGATGGGGCTGGACCGGCCGCTGCTGGAGCAGTACTTCAGCTGGATCGGCGGGCTGCTCACCGGCGACTTGGGGCAGTCGCTGCAGTTCAAGCGGCCCGTGGCCGAGCTGATCGGGGACCGGATCGGTAGCACGCTGGAGTTGACGATCGCGGCGATGCTGATCCTGACGGTGGTAGGCATCGGCGTGGGTGTCTTCGGTGGATCGGCGCGGTCGCGGTTGTCCCAGCTGACGGCTGACGCGACCAACACGCTGCTGCTGGCGACACCGCCGTTCCTGGCCGGACTGTTGCTGATCATCGTCCTTGGCGTCGCGTTCCCGGTGCTGCCGATCAGCGGCGAGGTGGCGGTGCTCGACGATCCGGTGATCGGTCTGCAGTATCTGCTCCTCCCAGCGGTGGCGCTCGCGGTGCCGATGTCCGCGGGCGTGGCCAGGCTGGTGCAGTCGTCGATGCACAACGTCTGGCAGCAGGATTTCGTGGATCTGGCGGTGGCCAAGGGGGTCCCGCGGCGGCGGATCAGCGTGCGGCACGTGGTCCGCAACAGTCTCGGACCGGCCGTGGTGGCGCTCGGCATGCGGTTCGGAGACATGCTCGCCGGCGCCGTCGTCATCGAGATGATCTTCGCCCGGAACGGCATCGGCCAACTAGCCGTGACGGGTGTGCAGAACGCGGACTACAACCTGGTGCAAGTGATCATCGTCGGTGCTGTGCTCATCGCCGTGCTGATGCAGCTCATGACCGAGATGGTCCTCGCTGGCCTGGACCCACGTGTCCGGTTGGGGGCATGA
- a CDS encoding sulfatase family protein — protein sequence MRIIYVDVDTLRADHTQPYGYRRPTTPNLQALADRGVVFDRYYCSDSPCAPSRTALTSGQFGITNGVIGHFGEAARFRLDPGHGPDPHRPMLGQRLQQHGYYTAAVSMFAERHRAYHFCGNFRENIRATGALNDEEAHDINRVAVDWLRRHADEDNWYLHLTYWEPHTNYLTGAEWAARAAASDPPPAWPDQAAIDAHSEVYGPRSALDLHYFGAQWKSPAPDTMPDAIRTRADFEHLINGFDGAIMYWDHYFGQLMATLEELGIADETAIIVSADHGESFGENGSYAEHGLANEPTHRLPLVVYWPGVTDDLPDEARRCDSLLYNIDFAPTLCEMLGAPVPDGWQGESFAPAIRGERIGSRDYLVLGHGAHTYQRAVRTRDHMYIRTYHPGAFRAEWEQLFDVTADPHLTRDLVHEKPDLAAEMRSHLAEWWHHYAGRPGALPDPMLTTLQTGPTYYNDPARYAQHLRHTGRAHLADDLEQRLAATTPTTPISWHAPDVAWPPGRHENLMRRLGRSMSTQDSR from the coding sequence ATGCGGATCATCTACGTCGACGTCGACACGCTCCGGGCCGATCACACCCAGCCGTACGGATATCGGCGGCCGACCACGCCGAATCTTCAGGCGCTTGCGGACCGGGGCGTCGTCTTCGACCGGTATTACTGCTCCGACTCACCATGCGCGCCGTCCAGGACCGCGTTGACCAGCGGGCAGTTCGGCATCACCAACGGCGTGATCGGGCATTTCGGCGAGGCGGCCCGCTTCCGGCTGGACCCGGGCCACGGTCCCGACCCCCACCGCCCGATGCTCGGACAGCGGCTGCAACAACACGGGTATTACACGGCGGCGGTCTCGATGTTCGCCGAGCGGCACCGCGCGTACCACTTCTGCGGCAACTTCCGGGAGAACATCCGCGCCACCGGAGCTCTCAACGATGAGGAAGCGCACGACATCAACCGGGTGGCCGTGGACTGGCTGCGCCGGCACGCGGACGAGGACAACTGGTATCTGCACCTGACTTACTGGGAGCCACATACCAACTACCTCACCGGGGCGGAATGGGCAGCGCGAGCGGCCGCCTCGGACCCGCCTCCCGCGTGGCCCGACCAGGCCGCGATCGACGCCCATTCCGAGGTATACGGCCCGCGCAGTGCCCTGGACCTGCATTACTTCGGGGCCCAGTGGAAGTCGCCCGCGCCGGACACCATGCCAGACGCGATCCGGACCCGTGCCGACTTCGAGCACCTCATCAATGGGTTCGATGGCGCGATCATGTACTGGGACCATTACTTCGGGCAGTTGATGGCCACGCTGGAGGAGCTCGGGATCGCCGATGAGACCGCGATCATCGTCAGCGCGGACCATGGGGAGTCGTTCGGAGAGAATGGCTCCTACGCCGAGCATGGCCTCGCCAACGAACCCACCCACCGGCTTCCCCTGGTGGTGTACTGGCCCGGTGTCACCGACGACCTGCCGGATGAAGCCCGGCGCTGTGACAGCCTGCTGTACAACATCGACTTCGCGCCGACGCTGTGCGAGATGCTCGGAGCCCCCGTTCCCGACGGCTGGCAGGGGGAATCGTTCGCACCGGCGATCCGCGGCGAGCGGATCGGGTCCCGTGATTATCTGGTGCTCGGCCACGGGGCCCACACGTACCAGCGTGCGGTGCGCACCCGCGACCACATGTATATCCGTACGTATCATCCGGGCGCGTTCCGCGCGGAGTGGGAGCAGCTGTTCGACGTCACAGCCGACCCGCACCTGACTCGCGACCTGGTGCACGAGAAGCCGGACCTTGCCGCCGAGATGCGCAGCCACCTGGCCGAGTGGTGGCACCACTATGCCGGGCGGCCGGGTGCGCTGCCCGATCCGATGCTCACGACGCTGCAAACGGGCCCGACGTACTACAACGACCCCGCGCGCTACGCCCAGCACTTGAGGCATACCGGGCGGGCCCATCTGGCCGACGACCTCGAGCAGCGCCTGGCAGCCACGACACCGACCACGCCGATCTCCTGGCATGCGCCCGACGTCGCCTGGCCTCCCGGTCGCCACGAGAACCTCATGCGCAGGCTGGGACGGTCGATGAGCACGCAGGACAGCCGGTGA